The proteins below come from a single Cinclus cinclus chromosome 23, bCinCin1.1, whole genome shotgun sequence genomic window:
- the SPEN gene encoding msx2-interacting protein isoform X3, whose product MLAEWDVSVTECDFPFIFQVDFANRESQLAFYHSMEKTGQDIRDFYEMLAERSRDERRGSYEYAPDRTYYETIRTPGTYPEDPRREYPARGREFYADWDPYQGDYYDPRYYDDPREYRDYRGDPYEQDIREYSYRQRERERERFESDRDRDHERRPIERSQSPTHSRRPQSPGASPSQSERLQSDSERRIYSRSSDRSGSCSSLSPPRYDKLDKARVERYAKNEKVEKERIFEQERVDKEKRLVRKEKLEKIEKEKTDKQKRKAKIHSPSSQSSETDQENEREPSPEKLKGNSKQSKERGDKEGTAKNRLELMPCVVLTRVKEKEGKVIDQPVLEKLRAKLDNDTLKSPLLEQKTQTSQAEQAKSEQSKQEPARTKVQKEKALASHIEVVDKEGKMKPKKHLKTEQTSEGANTVDLDKLEARKRRFADANPKPDRQKLDVKRSSQDEEDARMALKKQLDVTASSREAAVVREGELERKPLRKEMLKKESKKLKLERLIPVTSPKEIQDTLNVGGIGMRPTLDLQARLMEAPDEPVEVQELPPKKPNLVKPQHKQVQLLDEQGTEREDARKNYSGLPEETPDHKLSQEKPASADVEEKISIDIDHTQSYRKQMEQSRRLKQQLEMEIAKTEKFGSPKKDVDEYEKRSLVHEVGKPPQDVTDDSPPSKRKKTDQFDFEISTKRERNYRSSRQASEDSERMSCSPSIRHFTFHEDDDTLDSPRIMPLKETKESPKIEEKSLSYSNMTVREESLKFNPYDSSRREQMAEMAKIKLSVLSSEEDSSRWETQVKQEPGRVDISFPSSIVKRDSIRKRSVRDLEPGEVPSDSDDDGENKPHSPKASSLLESSRLSFLLRDREEKFREREERLQSSSLERNKFYSFALDKTITPDTKALLERAKSLSSSREENWSFLDWDSRFASFRNNKDKEKVDSAPRPIPSWYMKKKKIRTDSEGGKLDDKKEDHKEEEQERQELFASRFLHSSIFEQDSKRLQHLERKDDDLDFISGRLYGRQSSSDGTNSTADLVQEPVVLFHSRFVELTRMQQKEKEKDQKPKELEKQEDKENWPKTPEMVPDNKETEHKPSSIVGPSSVTVLPQEPTPIAPEKTVSEKVLVEPASVKEEKPSEPAAAAEEQKPFPELAAPVKMEPPEQTEPLPVVEASKEIVTTTLVPEEDAMPTEHPSYLDTKPPTPGASFSDADISVDPEPEAAQLLPPPPKLVQKSDEAAEPEEENLPPSANTDAGVSQKVEGAAEVLPPVSDNDMEVEPPVVVKDKKSYKSKRSKTPVQSAAANVTEKPVTRKSERIDREKLKRSSSPRGETQKLSELKVETEKVSRNAAKSPSSAAELENVELSLPIGRTRRRNVRSVYATTGDNEGPSPVKDSMEVTRSTRKRVEKEPQETVTTVPTTPRRGRPPKTRRKPEEDISPIKTEPVQEVEEAETKDTVEAPKPAEGWRSPRSQKLTHTHSSTATSQQGKKGKSEPKTDTMAESEDAAERSSQDLSMTDSGNKARASEKEPAASEQKRDRKELDVEKNQLEIPTVEIIEKKPVPEKVTKSKRGRYKNTKTIVDKASVCLKNVEIRLNVDEVKGALRPTEEEAEPVVVAPPKMKSPPKEDILPPRFSKNEVEESFPEMEKEVTREPKQSPEAAQLAKQIELEQAVENIAKLTETPPTIAAYKEPTTDVAEVRQEEEADKPAHQASETELAAAIGSIINDISGETESFPAPPTYPAESEAEIPTEPLVLQSPQEEMEPETDQAVNNILETEAAVEPVVQPVPSSVPSALETESKESEVSFSESSNSAQEAEALQEAEVARKEKGRQKTTRQRRKKSTSRKGDATEVNTFEPERVQGKSPPANDVKTKPEEASKEEKQIKPTAPTEPSASDVTKAVAADVVAAHEAVPESSISPKVPAPAPLDLGAPPVPLDEGSQSGFKIRSPLENAPITPPSALNATLPAVPTPATKIPTPVLTAIVPLHSGTAKVPEWMVRHEEPRAHSTPPPALPPDTKASDIDTNSSTLRKILMEPKYVSATSVTSTHVTTTHAEPVSALSLEEAPLHPAVEAIKPVSEEKPAIPVTNALEPPVAEAPVFSEKEKINTVIAPKATSVISRMPHSVDLEEAPRITLVKQAPQTQTCLVNAPSPKFKQRLSTNDNSRFHPGSMSIIEERPVETGSSPGLRVNTSEGVVLLSYSGQKTEGPQRISAKISQIPPASAVDIEFQQSVSKSQIKQEPITPSQPAPKGSQTSAGYGTVSTHSSLVLGTQPYNTSPVISSVKQERAALEKPDSSHLAVQTPASQPSKVLTQTVNTPPVLVHNQMVVSKKLSDPAALKVETKTLQPSSLSPGVSPHHPSLSGKMHSEANHVSSGPTTPTDRAISHLGVSKQEPHSPRTSGHSPSPFPRTCHPGSTSSPALSGSTPVMLAPGIPVPQYMSSMHPEQSVIMPPHSVTQTVSLGHLSQGEVRMNTPPLSGIPYGIRPEALHSPRAALQPQMEIKPQRSSTPQPAPIRDIVMPPLSSQHPPEEELHFHHTAVCRGPAPVQSDVLVMQPDYRMHPSSLRLDQYNVPRDVRMIMHPHMATVGEHHSETRQSRTPEGAVKTPPVSKTPQPGKETPKSSEGKMAHSPHSEPRLLSVPSGSQLPGLPLTQPVVVPHGVQIMHPAGSSFHDYRSVYGDMRNYHTAQLGHPQFPGASPIGLPSRSMTPSQGLPEGEHSHPSQPVRSKTPQIPQDPKGPVAAGPEQSHHPPVNRHTTQMDPHVHLQRAQGDTSQASYPSPVTISMKQELPSPHQPQAVPKQSMFIPTTSGPPLGRPEPQSTLKQEPSPHPVSQRPVDMVQLLTKYPIVWQGLLALKNDTAAVQLHFVSGNNVLAHRSLPAPEGGPPLRIAQRMRLEASQLEGVARRMMVESDYCLLLALPCGRDQEDVVSQTESLKAAFISYLQAKQAAGIINVPNPGSNQPAYVLQIFPPCEFSESHLSRLAPDLLASISNISPHLMIVIASV is encoded by the exons ATGTTGGCAGAGTGGGATGTTTCCGTGACTGAATGTGatttcccctttatttttcaGGTGGACTTTGCAAATCGGGAGAGTCAGTTGGCATTTTATCATTCCATGGAGAAAACAGGTCAAGATATCAGAGACTTCTACGAAATGCTGGCAGAAAGAAG CAGAGATGAGCGAAGAGGATCCTACGAATACGCCCCTGACCGTACTTACTACGAGACCATTCGGACCCCAGGGACGTATCCTGAGGATCCTCGGCGGGAATACCCAGCTCGGGGCAGAGAGTTCTACGCTGACTGGGATCCCTACCAAGGAGACTACTATGACCCACGATACTACGATGACCCTCGCGAGTACCGGGATTACCGGGGAGATCCATACGAGCAGGACATCAGGGAGTACAGCTACAGGCAacgggagagggagagggaacgCTTTGAATCCGATCGGGACAGAGACCACGAGCGGAGACCGATTGAGCGGAGCCAGAGCCCAACGCATTCCCGGCGCCCGCAGAGCCCTGGAGCATCCCCCTCACAGTCGGAACGGCTGCAGAGTGACTCTGAGAGGAGGATTTACAGCAGGTCCTCAGATCGCAGTGGTAGCTGCAGCTCACTGTCCCCTCCTCGATACGACAAGCTCGACAAAGCCCGTGTAGAACGATACGCAAAAAACGAGAAAGTGGAGAAGGAGCGCATTTTCGAGCAGGAGAGGGTGGACAAGGAGAAGCGCTTGGTgaggaaggaaaagctggaaaaaatagaaaaggagaaaacagataAGCAGAAACGAAAAGCGAAAATCCATTCACCCAGCTCTCAGTCCTCGGAAACAGATCAGGAGAATGAGAGAGAGCCCAGCCCAGAAAAACTGAAGGGCAACAGTAAACAAAGCAAAGAGAGGGGTGACAAAGAGGGGACAGCAAAGAACCGCCTGGAACTGATGCCCTGTGTTGTGCTAACCCGtgtgaaggaaaaggaggggaaggtGATCgatcagcctgtgctggagaaaCTGAGGGCAAAGCTGGATAATGACACTCTGAAATCCCCACTTCTTGAACAGAAAACCCAGACATCCCAGGCTGAGCAAGCCAAGTCTGAGCAGTCTAAACAAGAACCTGCCAGAACTAAGGTGCAGAAGGAGAAAGCCCTTGCCAGTCATATCGAAGTGGTGGATaaggagggaaaaatgaaacCCAAAAAGCACTTGAAGACAGAGCAAACTTCTGAGGGGGCCAACACAGTTGATTTAGATAAGTTGGAGGCTCGTAAAAGGCGTTTTGCCGATGCGAATCCGAAACCTGACAGGCAAAAACTGGATGTAAAACGGAGCAGCCAAGATGAGGAGGATGCACGCATGGCTTTGAAAAAGCAGCTTGATGTGACAGCATCGTCTAGAGAAGCAGCAGTGGTAAGGGAAGGAGAATTGGAGAGAAAACCCCTGAGGAAGGAGATGCTTAAAAAGGAATCTAAAAAACTCAAACTGGAAAGACTTATTCCTGTTACTAGTCCCAAAGAAATTCAAGATACTCTTAATGTTGGTGGGATTGGCATGCGTCCCACCCTGGATCTGCAGGCGAGACTCATGGAGGCACCTGATGAACCTGTGGAAGTTCAGGAACTCCCTcctaaaaaaccaaacctggtAAAGCCCCAGCATAAGCAGGTACAGCTGCTGGATGAGCAGGGAACGGAGAGAGAGGATGCAAGGAAGAACTACTCAGGCCTTCCTGAAGAAACACCAGACCATAAACTTAGCCAAGAGAAACCTGCCTCGGCTGACGTGGAGGAGAAAATCAGCATCGACATTGACCACACACAGAGCTACCGGAAACAAATGGAGCAAAGTCGCAGGTtgaaacagcagctggaaatggagATAGCAAAGACTGAGAAGTTTGGTAGTCCAAAGAAAGATGTGGATGAATATGAAAAGCGGAGTCTGGTTCACGAGGTGGGAAAGCCTCCGCAAGACGTCACTGATGACTCTCCACcaagtaaaaggaaaaagactGACCAGTTTGACTTTGAAATTAGCACTAAGAGAGAAAGGAACTACAGAAGTTCTCGTCAGGCGAGTGAGGACTCTGAAAGGATGTCCTGTTCCCCAAGCATCAGGCACTTCACGTTCCATGAGGATGATGACACACTCGATTCTCCAAGGATAATGCCATTGAAGGAAACCAAAGAATCACctaaaatagaagaaaagagTCTTTCATACTCTAACATGACTGTGAGGGAGGAGTCGCTGAAATTCAATCCTTACGATTCCAGCAGAAGGGAGCAGATGGCAGAAATGGCTAAAATAAAACTCTCTGTGCTGAGTTCTGAGGAAGACTCAAGTAGATGGGAAACCCAAGTGAAGCAAGAGCCTGGGAGAGTTGATATCAGCTTTCCAAGCAGTATTGTGAAAAGAGACAGCATACGGAAACGGTCTGTCCGAGACCTGGAACCTGGGGAGGTGCCTTCAGATTCAGATGACGATGGTGAAAACAAGCCCCATTCCCCAAAAGCCTCGTCCTTGTTAGAGAGTTCCAGGTTGTCTTTTTTATTAAGGGACAGAGAAGAGAAGTTCCgtgaaagagaggaaagactCCAGTCCAGTTCCttagaaagaaacaaattctaCTCTTTTGCATTGGACAAGACAATCACACCTGACACAAAGGCCCTGCTTGAAAGGGCTaaatccctctcttcctccagaGAGGAAAACTGGTCCTTTCTAGACTGGGATTCAAGATTTGCTAGTTTCAGAAACAATAAAGACAAGGAGAAGGTTGACTCGGCTCCAAGACCTATTCCATCCTGgtatatgaaaaagaaaaaaatcagaaccgATTCCGAAGGTGGAAAACTGGATGATAAGAAAGAAGATCATAAAGAGGAGGAACAAGAACGGCAGGAGCTGTTTGCTTCTCGGTTTTTGCACAGTTCAATCTTTGAACAGGACTCCAAACGCCTGCAGCATTTAGAAAGGAAGGATGATGATCTGGACTTCATCTCTGGAAGGTTGTACGGGAGACAGTCCTCTTCTGATGGGACAAACAGCACAGCTGATCTGGTGCAAGAGCCGGTGGTTCTCTTCCACAGTAGGTTTGTTGAGCTGACACGaatgcagcagaaagaaaaggagaaagatcAGAAACCAAAAGAGTTGGAGAAACAGGAAGATAAAGAAAACTGGCCGAAAACACCAGAAATGGTTCCTGATAATAAAGAAACAGAACATAAGCCCTCTTCAATTGTTGGTCCCTCTTCAGTCACTGTCCTCCCACAGGAGCCAACTCCCATTGCTCCTGAGAAAACAGTGAGCGAAAAAGTCCTGGTGGAACCAGCTTCTGTCAAAGAAGAGAAACCTTCTgaacctgctgctgcagcagaggaacaAAAACCTTTCCCTGAACTTGCTGCACCTGTCAAAATGGAACCTCCTGAGCAAACAGAACCTCTTCCAGTTGTGGAAGCGAGTAAAGAAATTGTTACTACAACCCTGGTGCCAGAGGAAGATGCTATGCCAACAGAGCATCCTTCATACTTGGATACCAAACCTCCCACTCCTGGGGCCTCGTTTTCTGATGCAGACATCAGTGTAGATCCAGAACCTGAGGCTGCACAGCTGCTTCCACCTCCACCCAAGCTAGTTCAGAAGTCAGATGAGGCTGCGGAACCTGAAGAGGAAAATCTTCCACCCTCTGCCAACACCGATGCTGGTGTGAGTCAAAAGGTGGAGGGGGCTGCTGAGGTCCTGCCGCCTGTTTCCGACAATGATATGGAAGTGGAACCTCCGGTTGttgtaaaagataaaaaatcCTACAAAAGTAAACGGTCCAAGACTCCCGTGCAGTCGGCTGCAGCTAATGTCACGGAAAAGCCCGTCACGAGGAAGAGCGAAAGAATTGACCgtgaaaaactgaaaaggtCGAGCTCTCCTCGTGGGGAGACCCAGAAGCTTTCTGAATTGAAAGTGGAGACAGAAAAGGtttcaaggaatgctgctaaatCCCCAAgttctgctgcagagctggaaaatgtGGAGCTGAGCTTGCCGATAGGCCGGACCAGGCGCAGGAACGTGAGGTCAGTCTATGCTACCACAGGGGACAATGAAGGCCCATCTCCAGTGAAGGACTCCATGGAGGTCACCAGATCCACCAGGAAGAGAGTGGAAAAGGAGCCACAGGAAACAGTGACAACTGTTCCCACAACCCCAAGGAGGGGAAGACCTCCCAAAACCCGCCGTAAGCCAGAGGAGGACATCTCTCCAATAAAGACTGAACCGGTACAAGAGGTGGAGGAGGCTGAAACTAAAGATACTGTAGAAGCTCCTAAACCTGCAGAGGGCTGGAGGTCTCCTAGATCTCAGAAGCTCACACATACTCACTCATCAACTGCTACCAGCCAACAGGGCAAGAAAGGGAAGAGTGAACCAAAAACCGATACCATGGCTGAATCCGAAGATGCTGCTGAAAGAAGCAGTCAGGACTTGAGCATGACTGACAGTGGCAATAAAGCAAGAGCCAGTGAGAAAGAGCCAGCAGCAAGTGAGCAGAAACGTGATCGGAAGGAACTGGACGTGGAGAAAAATCAGTTAGAAATCCCCACAGTTGAGATCATTGAGAAGAAGCCAGTGCCAGAGAAGGTTACAAAATCCAAAAGGGGAAGgtataaaaatactaaaaccATCGTTGACAAGGCATCTGTGTGTCTCAAAAATGTAGAAATACGCCTCAATGTCGATGAAGTCAAGGGCGCCTTGCGGCCCACTGAAGAGGAGGCAGAGCCGGTGGTGGTGGCACCACCCAAGATGAAGAGCCCTCCAAAAGAGGACATCCTGCCACCCCGCTTCTCTAAGAATGAAGTAGAAGAGTCATTcccagaaatggaaaaggaggTGACACGGGAGCCCAAGCAGTCACCTGAAGCTGCCCAGTTAGCAAAGCAGATTGAACTCGAGCAGGCGGTGGAGAACATTGCAAAACTCACTGAAACTCCTCCGACAATTGCTGCCTACAAAGAGCCAACGACAGATGTGGCTGAAGTCCgtcaggaggaggaggcagataAACCTGCGCACCAGGCCAGTGAAAcggagctggcagcagccattgGCTCCATCATCAATGATATTTCTggggagacggaaagcttccCTGCACCGCCGACATATCCTGCTGAATCTGAGGCTGAAATCCCCACAGAGCCCTTGGTGTTGCAGTCCCCTCAGGAGGAGATGGAGCCTGAGACAGATCAGGCAGTGAACAATATCCTAGAAACCGAGGCTGCTGTTGAGCCTGTGGTGCAGCCggtgcccagctctgtcccatcGGCGTTGGAGACTGAGAGCAAGGAGTCCGAAGTCAGTTTCAGCGAATCTTCCAACTCTGCACAGGAGGCTGAGGCCTTGCAGGAGGCTGAAGTTGCTCGGAAGGAAAAGGGCCGCCAAAAAACCACGCGGCAGAGGCGCAAGAAGAGCACAAGCAGGAAGGGTGACGCCACTGAAGTCAACACCTTCGAGCCAGAGAGGGTGCAGGGCAAATCGCCCCCTGCCAACGACGTAAAGACAAAACCTGAAGAAGCctcaaaggaggaaaaacaaatcaaacccaCAGCACCCACAGAGCCAAGTGCTTCTGATGTCACCAAGGCTGTGGCTGCGGACGTTGTGGCTGCACATGAGGCTGTCCCTGAGAGCAGTATCTCTCCAAAGgtgcctgctccagctcctctggacCTGGGTGCCCCACCCGTACCCCTTGATGAGGGGAGTCAGAGCGGGTTCAAGATCCGGTCGCCCCTGGAGAATGCTCCCATCACGCCACCGAGTGCCCTGAATGCCACCCTTCCGGCTGTCCCCACGCCAGCAACCAAGATCCCCACTCCAGTGCTCACCGCCATCGTACCTCTTCATTCCGGTACTGCCAAGGTACCGGAGTGGATGGTCAGGCATGAGGAACCCCGTGCCCATTCCACACCCCCACCTGCTCTCCCACCGGACACAAAGGCATCGGATATTGACACAAACTCCAGCACTTTGAGGAAGATACTCATGGAGCCCAAATATGTCTCGGCAACGAGCGTAACATCCACGCATGTGACGACAACACACGCGGAGCCGGTGAGTGCgctgtccctggaggaggcGCCTCTCCACCCTGCCGTGGAGGCCATCAAGCCGGTTTCCGAGGAGAAGCCAGCCATTCCTGTCACTAATGCCCTGGAGCCACCAGTGGCTGAAGCACCAGTGTtcagtgagaaggaaaagatcAACACTGTGATTGCTCCCAAAGCCACTTCTGTCATCAGCAGGATGCCCCACAGTGTGGATCTGGAGGAGGCACCGAGGATCACCTTGGTGAAACAAGCTCCCCAAACCCAGACCTGCCTCGTCAATGCTCCCTCGCCAAAATTTAAGCAGAGGTTAAGTACAAATGATAACAGCAGGTTTCATCCAGGATCGATGTCTATTATCGAGGAGAGGCCTGTGGAGACTGGGTCCAGTCCAGGGCTGCGGGTGAATACCTCGGAAGGTGTGGTGCTCCTGAGTTACTCAGGGCAGAAGACAGAAGGCCCTCAGCGAATCAGTGCCAAGATCAGCCAGATTCCCCCAGCCAGCGCTGTGGACATCGAGTTCCAGCAGTCTGTATCCAAGTCTCAGATTAAACAGGAGCCTATCACGCCATCCCAGCCAGCACCAAAGGGCTCCCAGACCTCAGCAGGCTATGGGACTGTTTCCACCCATTCTTCGTTGGTACTTGGAACACAGCCCTACAACACCTCACCCGTCATCTCCTCTGTCAAACAGGAGCGTGCTGCACTGGAAAAACCTGACTCGTCCCACCTTGCTGTCCAGACCCCAGCATCTCAACCCAGCAAGGTTCTGACACAAACTGTAAACACTCCACCCGTGCTGGTCCATAACCAAATGGTCGTGAGCAAAAAACTGTCTGACCCAGCTGCTCTGAAAGTGGAGACCAAGACTCTGCAACCCTCCAGCCTGAGTCCTGGAGTTAGCCCTCACCACCCTTCCCTCTCTGGGAAGATGCACTCGGAAGCAAACCATGTCAGCTCGGGCCCCACCACCCCAACTGACAGGGCCATCTCCCACCTGGGTGTCAGCAAACAGGAACCGCACTCGCCGCGTACCAGTGGGCACTCGCCATCGCCGTTCCCCCGCACCTGTCATCCCGGCAGTACCTCGTCTCCGGCTTTGTCTGGCAGCACCCCAGTCATGCTGGCGCCGGGAATTCCCGTTCCTCAGTACATGTCCAGCATGCATCCCGAGCAATCTGTTATCATGCCCCCTCACAGTGTGACACAGACTGTGTCCCTGGGCCATCTGTCCCAAGGTGAGGTGAGGATGAACACCCCTCCTCTCTCCGGCATTCCCTATGGCATCCGCCCAGAAGCGCTCCACTCCCCCCGAGCTGCTCTGCAACCCCAGATGGAGATCAAACCTCAGCGATCCAGCACACCCCAGCCAGCGCCCATCCGAGACATTGTCATGCCCCCCCTGTCCTCCCAGCATCCCCCTGAGGAAGAGCTGCACTTTCACCACACCGCGGTGTGCCGTGGGCCCGCCCCGGTGCAGTCAGATGTGCTGGTGATGCAGCCCGACTACCGCATGCATCCCAGCAGCCTGCGGCTGGACCAGTACAACGTCCCGCGGGACGTCAGGATGATCATGCACCCACACATGGCCACCGTGGGTGAACACCACTCAGAAACGCGACAATCCCGGACTCCCGAAGGGGCCGTCAAAACTCCCCCGGTCAGTAAGACCCCGCAGCCCGGGAAAGAGACTCCCAAATCCTCAGAAGGCAAGATGGCCCACTCTCCCCACAGCGAGCCCCGGCTGCTCAGCGTGCCCTCGGGCAGCCAGCTGCCTGGGCTGCCCCTGACACAGCCCGTGGTGGTCCCACACGGGGTGCAGATCATGCATCCTGCTGGGAGCTCCTTCCACGATTACCGGTCCGTGTACGGTGACATGAGGAATTACCACACGGCACAGCTTGGGCATCCGCAGTTCCCAGGCGCCTCGCCCATTGGGCTGCCCTCCCGGAGCATGACCCCATCTCAG gGTCTGCCAGAGGGTGAGCACTCGCACCCCAGCCAGCCAGTCCGCAGCAAGACCCCTCAGATCCCGCAGGATCCCAAGGGCCCGGTGGCAGCAGGGCCGGAGCAGAGTCATCACCCCCCTGTGAACAGACACACGACACAGATGGACCCCCACGTCCACCTCCAGAGAGCACAAGGGGACACGAGCCAGGCCTCCTACCCCTCACCCGTCACCATCTCCATGAAGCAGGAGCTTCCATCACCTCACCAGCCGCAGGCGGTTCCCAAGCAATCCATGTTTATCCCCACAACCTCGGGGCCGCCCCTTGGCCGCCCAGAGCCCCAGTCCACACTCAAGCAGGAGCCATCCCCTCACCCCGTGTCCCAGAGACCAGTGGACATGGTCCAGCTCCTGACA